From the genome of Thunnus thynnus chromosome 1, fThuThy2.1, whole genome shotgun sequence, one region includes:
- the trip4 gene encoding activating signal cointegrator 1 → MSDALLQWCVDQLHHKFGLEACEDIVQYILSIEKAEEIEEYVGDLLQGTDGRKRHFIDELLTRWKKTQRQATDNAGLFLLKESVSPIDSQDMTKDSQKKSKRKGRNKQEVITVSQAEPEPETVKTPIDLMRAQESSSSSSTKKKSKFVNLYAKEGQDRLAIVLPGRHGCDCLAQKHKLINNCISCGRIVCEQEGSGPCLFCGNLVCTREEQEILQRDSNKSQKLRKKLMGDCGERDYLPHQEARMKAGLDKAVQHKEKLLEYDRNSVRRTQVLDDESDYFATESNQWLSPAERDKLRKKEEELRELRHASRKDRKITLDFAGRQVIDDGNNLNEYYNKLDETLKAMNTDTTSKSPMYSERQGGRQTLGELVNPNIMQSAPEWVNVGGSENHKRNVEKGQSLAKDKGAEERSRLRLQDKELQEMSDGGWCLSMHQPWASLLVKGIKRVEGRTWYTSHRGRLWIAAAAKKPTPQEIAEVETMYRHIYRKEPRFPKDYPTGCLLGCVNVTDCLSQEQFRQQFPDTCEESASPFVFICTSPQELLVKFPMKGKHKIWKLESHYHQGAKKGLVPSAAE, encoded by the exons ATGTCGGACGCTTTATTGCAGTGGTGTGTGGACCAGTTACACCACAAGTTTGGACTGGAGGCATGTGAAGACATCGTCCA ATACATTCTATCCATCGAAAAAGCTGAAGAGATCGAGGAGTACGTGGGAGACCTCCTTCAGGGCACTGATGGGAGAAAAAGGCACTTTATAGATGAGCTCCTCACCAGGTGGAAGAAGACTCAACGACAGGCCACAGATAACGCTGgtctttttcttctcaaagAATCAGTGTCACCAATAG ATTCACAAGATATGACCAAAGATTCCCAGAAGAAGTCTAAACGCAAAGGCCGGAATAAGCAGGAGGTGATTACTGTGAGCCAAGCAGAACCAGAGCCAGAGACAGTCAAAACGCCCATTGATCTCATGAGG GCTCAAGAAAGCAGTAGTTCTTCTtcaacaaagaagaaaagtaaGTTTGTCAATCTCTATGCAAAAGAGGGACAGGACAGGCTGGCTATCGTACTCCCTGGTCGACATGGCTGTGACTGCCTTGCCCAAAAGCACAAACTCATCAACAACTGCATCAGCTGTGGTCGCATTGTGTGCGAGCAAGAGGGCTCCGGACCATGCCTCTTCTGTGGAAACCTG GTCTGCaccagagaggagcaggagatcCTGCAACGAGACTCCAACAAAAGCCAGAAACTAAGAAAGAAGCTTATGGGAG ACTGTGGAGAAAGGGATTATCTGCCTCATCAAGAGGCCAGGATGAAGGCTGGTTTGGACAAGGCTGtccaacacaaagaaaaactgttggaaTATGACAGAAATAG TGTCAGGAGAACACAGGTTCTGGATGATGAGTCAGACTACTTTGCCACTGAATCCAATCAGTGGCTGTCACCCGCTGAGCGAGATAAGCTaaggaaaaaggaagaggagCTAAGAGAACTTCGCCATGCATCTCGCAAAGACAGGAAGATCACATTAGACTTTGCTGGTAGACAAGTGATTGATGACGGAAACAACCTCAACGAGTACTACAACAA gTTGGATGAGACCCTCAAGGCTATGAACACTGACACTACGTCAAAATCACCGATGTATTCTGAAAGACAAGGTGGAAGGCAGACCCTTGGAGAGCTAGTCAACCCCAACATCATGCAGAGTGCACCAGAA TGGGTGAATGTGGGAGGCAGTGAAAACCATAAAAGAAACGTGGAGAAGGGACAGAGTTTGGCAAAGGACAAAGGAGCAGAAGAGCGTTCAAGGTTGCGGCTCCAAGACAAAGAGCTGCAGGAGATGTCTGATGGGGGTTGGTGCCTCAGCATGCACCAGCCATGGGCCTCACTACTGGTCAAAGGCATCAAGAG AGTTGAGGGGCGGACCTGGTACACATCCCACAGAGGTCGTCTTTGGATTGCTGCTGCAGCCAAGAAGCCCACCCCTCAGGAGATTGCTGAAGTGGAGACCATGTACCGCCACATCTACAGGAAAG AGCCCAGGTTTCCTAAAGACTACCCCACTGGCTGTCTGCTGGGCTGCGTCAACGTGACTGACTGCCTCTCCCAGGAGCAGTTCAGACAACAG